In Janthinobacterium sp. 67, a genomic segment contains:
- a CDS encoding S9 family peptidase yields MSITHHAARRRSAWLSILPALLLSTLAPSALAADAATMSAPVAAKTAWQETRHGTVVTDDYRWLQKKTDPAVIDYLNAENAYTAAVTAPIQPLADKVFAEVKGRMQEVDLSVPARQGNFYYYTRMEAGKQYPIHCRRPVGANGAYDAQALEEILLDQNQLAEGHKFFAVRAFAISPNEQLLAYTTDTTGFRQYELHVKDLKTGKLLTDTMPRVTSLAWAANNATLMLAQEDATTKRSDRVFRLALGGAPQQVYHEPVEQFAIHVDRTHDKQFFVLTSGSTDTSEVLLLPTSKPQGSFQSVLKREKGHRYIVEHRDGQLYIVTNKDAKNFRVVSAPVTAPQPKHWKSVVPHNKDAVIQSIDVFQGYLVVMEKARALNRARIYDFAHKNWKTVQFDDPVYLATSVGTPEFSATQFRMSYQSPVTPPTVIDVAMQDGKRTVLKQQEIVGGFDGSRYTTQRLWVTARDGVQVPLWLVYKKGVKLDGSAPLLLYSYGSYGISTEATFSISRISLLERGVIYAQAHIRGGTDMGEAWHEDGMLMKKKNTFNDFIDSADYLVREKWTSPNRLIIQGGSAGGLLMGAVVNMRPELFHAVHAAVPFVDVMNTMMDASLPLTTGEYLEWGDPNQKAAYDYMLSYSPYDNIARKNYPAMLVTTGLNDSQVMYWEPAKYVAKLRAYKTDGNPLLLKTNMGAGHGGASGRYNAIAENAFNMAWMLSQWNITE; encoded by the coding sequence TTGTCCATCACCCATCACGCTGCGCGCCGCCGGTCCGCCTGGTTATCCATCCTGCCGGCCCTGCTGCTGTCCACGCTGGCGCCATCCGCGCTGGCCGCTGACGCCGCCACCATGTCGGCCCCCGTTGCCGCCAAGACGGCCTGGCAGGAAACGCGCCACGGCACCGTCGTCACGGACGACTACCGCTGGCTGCAAAAGAAAACCGATCCTGCCGTGATCGACTACCTGAATGCGGAAAACGCCTACACGGCCGCCGTCACGGCACCGATCCAGCCGCTGGCCGACAAGGTGTTTGCGGAGGTCAAGGGGCGCATGCAGGAAGTGGACTTGTCCGTGCCTGCGCGCCAGGGCAATTTCTACTATTACACGCGCATGGAAGCGGGCAAGCAATACCCGATTCACTGCCGCCGTCCCGTCGGCGCCAACGGCGCCTACGATGCGCAGGCGCTTGAGGAAATCCTGCTGGACCAGAATCAATTGGCCGAAGGCCACAAATTCTTTGCCGTGCGCGCATTTGCCATCAGCCCGAATGAACAACTGCTGGCCTACACCACCGACACGACGGGTTTCCGCCAGTACGAGCTGCACGTCAAGGATTTGAAGACAGGCAAGCTGCTCACGGACACCATGCCGCGCGTGACCTCGCTGGCGTGGGCGGCCAACAACGCCACCCTGATGCTGGCGCAGGAAGACGCCACCACCAAGCGCTCGGACCGCGTGTTCCGCCTGGCCCTGGGCGGCGCGCCGCAACAGGTTTACCACGAACCGGTGGAACAGTTCGCCATCCACGTGGACCGTACGCACGACAAGCAGTTCTTCGTGCTCACCTCGGGCAGCACGGATACGAGCGAAGTGCTGCTGCTGCCAACGAGCAAGCCGCAAGGCAGTTTCCAGAGCGTGCTGAAACGCGAAAAAGGCCACCGCTACATCGTCGAGCACCGCGACGGCCAGTTGTATATCGTCACCAATAAAGATGCGAAGAATTTCCGTGTCGTCAGCGCGCCGGTGACCGCCCCGCAGCCGAAGCACTGGAAGAGCGTCGTGCCGCATAACAAGGATGCCGTGATCCAGTCCATCGACGTCTTCCAGGGCTACCTGGTGGTGATGGAAAAGGCGCGCGCCCTGAACCGCGCGCGCATCTACGATTTCGCGCATAAAAACTGGAAGACGGTGCAGTTCGACGACCCTGTCTACCTGGCAACATCCGTCGGCACGCCGGAGTTTTCCGCCACGCAATTTCGCATGTCCTACCAGTCGCCCGTCACGCCGCCCACCGTCATCGACGTGGCGATGCAAGACGGCAAGCGCACGGTGCTGAAGCAACAGGAAATCGTCGGCGGCTTCGACGGCAGCCGCTACACGACGCAGCGCCTGTGGGTGACGGCGCGCGATGGCGTGCAAGTGCCGCTGTGGCTCGTCTACAAGAAAGGCGTGAAGCTCGACGGCTCGGCGCCGCTGCTGCTGTACTCGTATGGCTCGTATGGCATCTCGACGGAAGCCACTTTTTCCATCAGCCGCATCAGCCTGCTGGAACGGGGCGTCATCTATGCGCAGGCGCATATCCGCGGCGGCACGGACATGGGCGAAGCGTGGCATGAAGACGGCATGCTGATGAAGAAGAAAAACACCTTCAATGACTTCATCGACAGCGCCGACTACCTGGTGCGCGAAAAATGGACGAGTCCGAACCGCCTGATCATCCAGGGCGGCAGCGCCGGCGGCTTGCTGATGGGCGCCGTCGTCAACATGCGTCCCGAGCTGTTCCACGCCGTGCACGCGGCCGTACCGTTTGTCGACGTGATGAACACCATGATGGACGCCAGCCTGCCGCTGACGACGGGCGAGTACCTGGAATGGGGCGACCCGAACCAGAAGGCGGCCTACGACTACATGCTCAGCTACTCGCCATACGACAACATTGCGCGCAAGAATTACCCGGCCATGCTGGTGACGACGGGCCTGAACGACAGCCAGGTCATGTACTGGGAACCGGCGAAATACGTGGCCAAGCTGCGCGCGTATAAAACGGACGGCAATCCCCTGCTGCTGAAAACGAATATGGGTGCCGGCCACGGCGGCGCTTCGGGCCGCTATAACGCCATCGCCGAGAACGCATTCAATATGGCATGGATGCTGTCGCAGTGGAATATCACGGAATAA
- a CDS encoding CzcE family metal-binding protein: MLNTHRSALAILCATLATSAIAAGPTGTAADYGSSASHAAAQRSIELQPDTRHINVTRGETVTIARAGQRFTWHVQTFNHQTTFALAEIAPKDMAVDGVQVYVAANPLYAGS, from the coding sequence ATGTTGAACACCCACCGCAGCGCCCTGGCGATACTGTGCGCCACCCTCGCCACCTCGGCCATCGCAGCTGGGCCCACGGGCACGGCCGCCGACTATGGCAGCAGCGCCTCGCACGCCGCCGCCCAGCGCAGCATCGAGCTGCAGCCCGACACCCGCCACATCAACGTCACGCGCGGCGAAACCGTCACCATCGCGCGCGCCGGCCAGCGTTTTACGTGGCACGTGCAAACTTTTAACCATCAAACGACATTCGCCCTGGCCGAGATCGCGCCGAAGGACATGGCCGTCGATGGCGTGCAAGTGTATGTGGCCGCCAATCCCCTGTACGCGGGCAGTTGA
- a CDS encoding ABC transporter ATP-binding protein: MELNATSPVLHVEHLDFHFPTHSVFQSFSQQFGPGVTWLRGANGAGKTTLLKLAGGALLPARGAIRLDDVDSGFMPLAYRAQAFYCGGDAPALPWLQVHEFLDLHLALYPGSNESLLNDELSAFSLLQTLQQSITALSLGQHKKLQLALALALPVRLLLIDEPFNGLDAAAMAHLRARLSEPSRLARQCIVLTSHLAPDVPLAATVQL; encoded by the coding sequence ATGGAATTGAATGCCACCTCTCCCGTGCTGCACGTCGAGCACCTCGATTTTCACTTCCCCACGCACAGCGTCTTCCAAAGTTTTAGCCAGCAATTCGGTCCCGGCGTCACCTGGCTGCGCGGCGCGAACGGGGCCGGCAAGACGACCCTGCTGAAGCTGGCGGGCGGCGCCCTGCTGCCCGCGCGCGGCGCCATCCGCCTCGATGACGTCGACAGCGGCTTCATGCCGCTGGCCTACCGCGCGCAAGCGTTCTATTGCGGCGGCGATGCGCCCGCCCTGCCCTGGCTGCAAGTGCACGAGTTTCTCGACCTGCACCTGGCCCTGTATCCGGGCAGCAACGAGTCCCTGCTGAACGACGAGCTGAGCGCGTTTTCCTTGCTGCAGACCTTGCAGCAAAGCATCACCGCGCTCTCGCTGGGCCAGCACAAAAAGCTGCAACTGGCGCTGGCCCTGGCCTTGCCCGTGCGCCTGCTGCTGATCGATGAGCCGTTCAACGGCCTCGACGCGGCCGCCATGGCGCATCTGCGCGCGCGCCTGTCCGAGCCATCCCGCCTGGCGCGCCAGTGCATCGTGCTGACCAGCCATTTGGCACCGGACGTGCCGCTGGCGGCGACAGTGCAATTGTGA
- a CDS encoding recombination-associated protein RdgC — protein MWFKNLQIYRLPAPWAYTPEQLEEALSSNKFTPATSMDLMRQGWDTPRPNGGLVHVVNKQMLILLGTEKKLLPATVINQVAKARAAEMEEAQGFAPGKKAMKELKERVADELLPRAFSIRSNVWTWIDPVNGWLVVDAASPAKADEVIKLLLKAVDKLPLESLRVQRSPVAVMTEWLQADDAPAGFTVDMDTELRATGESKATVRYVRHTLEADDVRRHIAAGKQCTRLAMTWNDKISFVLTESLAIKSVKPLDVIKETESSTKNDEERFDGDVMLMTGELSKLMADVVVALGGEATA, from the coding sequence ATGTGGTTCAAGAATCTTCAGATTTACCGCCTGCCCGCACCGTGGGCTTACACGCCAGAACAACTGGAAGAGGCGCTGTCCTCGAACAAATTTACGCCGGCGACCAGCATGGATCTGATGCGCCAGGGCTGGGATACGCCACGCCCGAACGGCGGCCTGGTCCACGTGGTCAACAAGCAGATGCTGATCCTGCTGGGCACGGAAAAGAAACTGCTGCCAGCGACCGTCATCAATCAGGTGGCCAAGGCCCGCGCTGCCGAGATGGAAGAAGCGCAAGGCTTTGCCCCAGGCAAGAAGGCCATGAAGGAATTGAAGGAACGCGTGGCCGACGAACTGCTGCCGCGCGCCTTCAGCATCCGCAGCAACGTCTGGACGTGGATCGACCCCGTCAATGGCTGGCTGGTGGTCGATGCCGCCAGCCCGGCGAAAGCCGATGAAGTCATCAAGCTGCTGTTGAAAGCCGTCGACAAACTGCCGCTGGAAAGCCTGCGCGTGCAGCGCTCGCCCGTGGCGGTGATGACGGAATGGCTGCAGGCCGACGATGCGCCGGCCGGCTTCACGGTCGACATGGATACGGAATTGCGCGCCACGGGTGAAAGCAAGGCCACCGTGCGCTATGTGCGCCACACCTTGGAAGCGGACGACGTGCGCCGCCACATCGCGGCCGGCAAGCAGTGCACGCGCCTGGCCATGACGTGGAACGACAAGATCTCGTTCGTGCTGACGGAGTCCCTGGCCATCAAGAGCGTCAAGCCGCTGGACGTGATCAAGGAAACGGAATCGAGCACGAAGAACGACGAAGAGCGTTTCGACGGCGACGTGATGCTGATGACGGGCGAGCTCTCCAAGCTGATGGCCGACGTGGTGGTAGCATTGGGTGGCGAAGCGACGGCGTAA
- the dinB gene encoding DNA polymerase IV, with translation MTASAPVPSEPRRWIAHLDMDAFFASVELLKYPELRGEAVVIGGGRLQQPVLQEDGTRQFARMRDYVGRGVVTTSTYAARVFGVFSAMGIMKAAKLAPDSILLPADFEAYRDYSARFKQAVAQLCPIIQNVGIDEIYVDLTEYGEQAPAMAARLKAAVFEATGLSCSIGLAPNKLLAKICSDLEKPDGLTILHPEDVATRVWPLPAKKINGIGPKATAKLEALGIITIGELARADMAMLRTQFGDLYTGWLRQAALGIDDRPVQTSRETKSVSRETTFERDLQVVRDRATLSEKLESLCTRVAGDLDKQSLAGRTVGIKLRFEDFSTVTRDVTLPSATADAAAILRASRDCLRRVPFDKKIRLLGVRISTLSDPALVTRQAPAQAELFPAL, from the coding sequence TTGACCGCATCTGCCCCCGTACCCTCCGAACCGCGCCGCTGGATAGCCCACCTGGACATGGACGCCTTCTTTGCCTCCGTGGAATTGTTGAAATATCCGGAATTGCGCGGCGAAGCCGTCGTCATCGGCGGCGGGCGCTTGCAGCAGCCCGTGCTGCAGGAAGACGGCACGCGGCAGTTTGCGCGCATGCGCGACTACGTGGGGCGCGGCGTCGTCACCACGTCGACCTATGCGGCGCGCGTGTTCGGCGTCTTTTCCGCCATGGGCATCATGAAGGCGGCCAAGCTGGCGCCCGACAGCATCCTGTTGCCGGCCGATTTTGAAGCTTACCGCGACTATTCGGCCCGCTTCAAGCAGGCCGTGGCCCAGCTGTGTCCCATCATCCAGAACGTGGGTATCGATGAAATCTATGTCGACCTGACGGAATACGGCGAGCAGGCGCCGGCCATGGCGGCCCGCCTGAAGGCGGCCGTGTTTGAGGCCACGGGCCTGTCGTGCTCGATCGGCCTGGCGCCCAACAAATTGCTGGCGAAAATCTGTTCCGACCTGGAAAAACCGGACGGCCTGACCATCCTGCACCCGGAGGATGTCGCCACGCGCGTGTGGCCCTTGCCGGCGAAAAAGATCAACGGCATCGGCCCCAAGGCGACGGCCAAGCTGGAAGCACTGGGCATCATCACCATCGGCGAGCTGGCCCGGGCCGACATGGCCATGCTGCGCACGCAGTTCGGCGACCTGTACACGGGCTGGCTGCGCCAGGCGGCGCTGGGCATCGATGACCGGCCCGTGCAGACGAGCCGGGAAACCAAGTCCGTCAGTCGTGAAACGACGTTCGAGCGCGACTTGCAGGTGGTGCGCGACCGCGCCACCCTGTCGGAAAAGCTGGAAAGCCTGTGCACGCGCGTGGCGGGCGACCTCGACAAACAATCGCTGGCGGGGCGCACGGTGGGCATCAAGCTGCGTTTCGAGGATTTCAGCACCGTCACGCGCGACGTCACCTTGCCCAGTGCCACGGCGGATGCCGCCGCCATCCTGCGCGCCAGCCGCGATTGCTTGCGGCGCGTGCCATTTGACAAAAAAATCCGCCTGCTGGGCGTGCGCATCTCCACCTTGTCCGACCCTGCCCTCGTGACGCGGCAGGCGCCGGCCCAGGCGGAGCTGTTTCCCGCCCTGTAG
- a CDS encoding TonB-dependent receptor, which translates to MAFKEKIGVRSVRLALTVLAGSVLFSGQSMADEAIQKVEITGSSIKRIAVEGALPVQRLSQEAIAKSGATSVADLIQALPAMQGFTIGAVAAGSDSGGNTSASLHGIGESYTLVLLNGRRIAPQGSGTTVNLNAIPMSAVERVEILTDGASALYGSDAIAGVLNFILKKNQQGATLEATYGGPEDKGGNAWNTSVTYGFGDLDEDRFNVLLSYRHDEQSKLVATDRKFADTSFVKFNRGGKNYIWDRTSTSASPAGATVAYKTKNSASTSFTPYLRQNGNCPDDSFVTTGNARACGFDTGSTVEIVPQSKRDSLFSKATYKLNDSLNAFAELAYSRYDLTARIAANPIPISIAQTVKNPKTNVDELVFNNPAAYATYVQPYLTPAQQADIKSVTANYRSTDFGLRASQTVTQTKHMVVGVEGELGAWNFESGLTWSQNSIDERYTGGYATNQGFNAILANPDFDAFALGQKPSVQAQVAGAQFVGSVRTASTTMRGIDTHGSRELFSLPGGKASLGIGGDYRTYRYEQSPGATGDDIYSFNTKAAYDMSRDTYGAFVELLAPLTKSFEMTVGGRYDAVKAIDDKLNSKTVGKKDSANTYKVSARWQPVQTVLIRGSYGTGFKAPSMLDIAQPLVNAGFTAKKFTCPYPGTEFCRGEPIQYNAVSEGNPELQSEKSKQFTLGFRVEPSSAFSFGADLWDVKLRNAVSEITEDQAFADPVKYATSFDYYKEPSTGNTYYAFKKLSVNVGKKEYRGIDWDLSANHKFSFGKLTAQLSGTHMLHANYTKAGSNNVFTSNMNFFGDTNEVTFRNLMKLTTTLDTGRLSNTVTVNYRNGYTDAAASVYNEDTKTKIDDFRLQVPSYTTFDWQARFAFDKQTTIRAGIKNLFDRAPPLSLRASSGHQVGFDPRYADPMMRSFYITGNYKF; encoded by the coding sequence ATGGCATTTAAAGAAAAAATCGGCGTACGCAGCGTGCGCCTGGCCCTGACCGTTCTGGCAGGTAGCGTCTTGTTCTCCGGCCAATCCATGGCGGACGAAGCAATCCAAAAAGTTGAAATTACCGGTTCGAGCATCAAGCGTATCGCCGTCGAAGGCGCATTGCCTGTGCAGCGCCTGTCGCAAGAAGCGATCGCCAAATCGGGCGCCACGTCGGTTGCCGACCTGATCCAGGCCCTGCCAGCCATGCAAGGCTTCACCATCGGCGCAGTTGCTGCCGGTTCTGATTCGGGCGGCAATACCAGTGCATCGCTGCACGGTATCGGCGAGTCCTACACCCTGGTGTTGTTGAACGGCCGCCGCATCGCGCCACAAGGTTCCGGCACCACGGTCAACCTGAACGCCATCCCGATGAGCGCCGTTGAGCGCGTCGAAATCCTGACCGACGGCGCTTCGGCCCTGTACGGCTCGGACGCCATCGCCGGCGTACTGAACTTCATCCTGAAGAAAAACCAGCAAGGCGCCACCCTGGAAGCCACCTATGGCGGCCCGGAAGACAAGGGCGGCAACGCCTGGAATACCAGCGTCACCTACGGTTTCGGCGACCTGGACGAAGACCGTTTCAACGTGCTGCTGTCCTACCGCCACGACGAGCAGTCGAAACTGGTAGCGACCGATCGCAAATTCGCCGATACCTCGTTCGTGAAATTCAACCGCGGCGGCAAGAACTACATCTGGGACCGCACCAGCACATCGGCTTCGCCAGCAGGCGCCACTGTTGCCTACAAAACGAAGAACAGCGCATCGACTTCCTTCACGCCTTACTTGCGGCAAAACGGAAATTGCCCTGACGACTCCTTCGTCACGACCGGCAATGCACGCGCTTGCGGCTTCGACACGGGTTCCACCGTGGAAATCGTGCCGCAATCGAAACGCGACAGCCTGTTTTCCAAAGCAACGTACAAGCTCAATGACAGCCTAAACGCGTTCGCCGAACTGGCCTACTCGCGCTACGACCTGACGGCGCGTATCGCCGCCAACCCGATCCCCATCTCGATCGCGCAAACGGTAAAAAACCCTAAAACCAACGTTGACGAGCTGGTGTTCAATAATCCAGCTGCCTACGCGACATACGTGCAACCTTACCTGACGCCAGCGCAACAGGCTGATATCAAATCGGTCACGGCCAACTACCGCAGCACCGACTTCGGTTTGCGTGCAAGCCAGACCGTTACCCAAACCAAGCACATGGTGGTTGGCGTGGAAGGCGAACTGGGCGCGTGGAACTTCGAAAGCGGCCTGACCTGGTCGCAAAACTCGATCGACGAGCGTTACACCGGCGGCTACGCGACAAATCAGGGCTTCAATGCGATCCTGGCCAATCCGGATTTCGATGCGTTCGCGTTGGGCCAAAAGCCATCCGTGCAAGCGCAAGTCGCCGGCGCGCAGTTCGTCGGCTCCGTGCGTACCGCATCGACCACGATGCGCGGCATCGACACGCACGGTTCGCGTGAATTGTTCTCCTTGCCAGGCGGCAAGGCCAGCCTGGGTATCGGCGGCGACTACCGCACCTACCGCTATGAGCAGTCGCCAGGCGCCACCGGTGACGACATCTACAGCTTCAACACGAAAGCTGCCTACGACATGAGCCGCGACACCTACGGCGCGTTTGTCGAGTTGCTGGCACCGTTGACCAAGTCATTCGAAATGACCGTCGGTGGCCGTTACGATGCCGTCAAGGCGATCGATGACAAACTGAACAGCAAAACTGTCGGTAAAAAAGACAGCGCCAATACCTACAAGGTATCGGCACGCTGGCAGCCGGTACAAACCGTGCTGATCCGCGGCTCCTACGGCACGGGCTTCAAGGCGCCAAGCATGCTGGACATCGCTCAGCCACTGGTCAATGCTGGCTTTACCGCCAAGAAATTTACCTGCCCATATCCAGGTACCGAGTTCTGCCGCGGCGAACCAATTCAATACAACGCCGTATCGGAAGGCAATCCAGAACTGCAATCGGAAAAATCGAAACAGTTCACCCTGGGCTTCCGTGTTGAGCCTAGCTCTGCCTTCTCGTTCGGCGCCGACCTGTGGGATGTGAAACTGCGCAATGCCGTCTCGGAAATCACCGAAGATCAGGCATTTGCCGATCCGGTCAAGTATGCGACGAGCTTCGATTACTACAAGGAGCCATCGACCGGCAATACCTACTACGCGTTCAAGAAACTGTCGGTCAACGTCGGCAAGAAGGAATACCGTGGTATCGACTGGGATCTGTCGGCCAACCACAAGTTCTCCTTCGGCAAGCTGACCGCCCAATTGAGCGGTACGCACATGTTGCACGCGAACTACACCAAGGCGGGCAGCAACAACGTGTTCACCAGCAACATGAACTTCTTCGGCGACACCAACGAAGTCACGTTCCGCAACCTGATGAAGCTGACGACGACCCTGGATACGGGCCGCCTGAGCAACACGGTCACGGTCAACTACCGTAACGGCTACACCGATGCGGCAGCAAGCGTATACAACGAGGACACCAAAACCAAAATAGACGATTTCCGCCTGCAAGTACCGTCGTACACGACGTTCGACTGGCAAGCACGTTTCGCCTTTGACAAGCAAACCACGATCCGCGCAGGCATCAAAAACCTGTTCGACCGTGCGCCACCGCTGTCGCTGCGCGCTTCGTCGGGCCACCAGGTTGGTTTCGACCCACGCTACGCCGATCCAATGATGCGTTCGTTCTACATCACCGGCAACTACAAGTTCTAA